A window of Macaca mulatta isolate MMU2019108-1 chromosome 7, T2T-MMU8v2.0, whole genome shotgun sequence genomic DNA:
GCTCCCCCACCCCCTCAGTTGCTGGAAGCCTGCAGAGCCCCAGAGGAGCCTGGGGGAGAGGGCACTGATGGAGTGGCACGGACCCCTCCCGTGGGCATGAGTGGGCAGGTGGCTGGGTCCCCGATGATTCCTGGGGCCACCTGCCCCCGCCTGGCTGCTGGCAGTCGCTGTCCGGAGCGGGGCCTGCTCACCACCACGGTGACCCTGCAGCGGCCTGTGGAGCTCAACGGCGAGGACGAGCTGGTGTTCACGGTGGTGGAGGAGCTGTCCCTGGGAGGGCTTGCTGGAGCTGGGCGGCCCACCAGCCTGGCTAGCTTCGACAGCGACTGCTCCCTGCGGGCCTTGGCCTCGGGATCCCGGCCGGTCAGCATCATTAGCAGCATCAACGATGAGTTCGACGCCTATACCTCTCAGGCCCCTGAGGGGGGACCCCTGGAGGGGGCGGCCTGGGCCGGCAGCAGTCACGGCTCCTCCATCAGCTCCTGGCTCAGCGAGGTCAGCATCTGTACTGCCGACAGCCGTGGCCCCACGCCGCAGCCCCCCTTCAGCCCCGACTCGCTGGCAGGGCTTGACCCTGGGGGCCCCCCTGCACTGGATGGTTCCTTGGGGGATGGCAGCTCTGGGTTCCTGGAGCCAGACAGACCTGACAGTCCCGGGCCAACCTGGGGTCCGTGCCCTGGGGAAGTGGCTGCAGTGGCCCCATCCCGACCCAGCAGGGAGCCCCAGGCCGGGCCCTCGCAGGGGGCATCCGCAGCACAGACCATCCACTCCAGCCTCCCCCGGAAACCGAGGACTGCCTCTGCCACCACCCGTGTGGGCTGCACTCGCCCGGGCCAGAGCCCACCTGGCCGTGGAGGCCTCTTTGAGGACCCGTGGCTGCTCCGGACAGGGGAGTGTGATGTCCAGGCAGCTTTTGCCGGCAGGGCCCCCAGCCCCACACTTGGCTCCCCCCGGCTGCCTGAGGCCCAGGCGATGCTAGCCTGTGCCCAGAGAGTGGTGGACGGGTGTGAGGTGGCAGCCAGGGCGGCCCGCAGGCCAGAGGCTGTGGCTCGGATCCCACCGCTGCGCAGGGGTGCCACCACGCTGGGTGTGACAGTGCCAGCTGCATCCTGGGGGGATGCTCCGGCAGAGGTGGTGGCCTGCTCGGGCAGCCTGAAGGCCTCCCCCACCAGCAAGAAGAGTCTGGCTCCCAAGGGGGGCTTCCTCCCGAGGCCCAGTGGGGCGGCCCCCCCGGCCCCACCCATGAGAAAGTCCAGCCTGGAGCACAGGAGCAGCCCGGCCTTGGCGCCTCCCCATGCTGTGAACCTGCCGCGTGCCGGGGCTGCTGCCGTCCTTCGAGGGGAGGAGGAGCCCAGGCCCGGCAGCCGGGCTGACCACTCTGTCCCCAGGGCCACGTCCAGCCTGAAGGCCCGGGCCAGCAAGGTAGAAGCGGCACATCGTCTTGCCGGCCACGCATCTCTGGAGCGGTACGAAGGCCTGGCGCACAGCAGCAGCAAGGGCCGGGAAGCCCCTGGGCGGCCTCCCCGAGCCGTACCCAAGCTGGGTGTGCCACCGTCCAGCCCCACACACAGTCCAGCTCCTGCCTGTAGGAGCGGCGCAGCCAAGGCTGTGGGGGCCCCCAAGCCCCCTGCAGGTGGAGGCAAGGGCCGTAGCCTAGTGGCTGGCGGGTCGCGGGCTCTGGGGCCTTCGGGGAAGCTGTCGGCGGGTTCTGTGCCGGGCCGGAGCCCTGGCGGCCCTGTGGCCGGTCCCAGAGCAGCCCCACGGGCCGGGCCCAGTGTCGGGGCCAAGGCCGGCCGGGGTACCATCATGGGCACCAAGCAGGCGCTCCGGGCTGCTCACAGCCGCGTCCATGAGCTGTCGGCCAGTGGAGCCCCGGGCCGAGGTGGCTCCTCTTGGGGCTCAGCGGACTCGGACAGCGGCCACGACAGCGGTGTGAATGTTGGGGAGGAGCGGCCACCCCCAGGCCCAGCCTTGCCCTCACCCTACAGCAAGGTGACCGCCCCGCGGCGGCCCCAGCGCTACAGCAGCGGCCATGGCAGTGACAACAGCAGCGTGCTGAGTGGAGAGCTGCCGCCCGCCATGGGCCGCACCGCCCTTTTCCACCACAGTGGTGGCAGTAGCGGCTATGAGAGTCTGCGGCGTGACAGCGAGGCCACTGGCAGCGCCTCCTCTGCCCCTGACTCCATGAGCGAGAGTGGGGCTGCCTCCCCAGGTGCCCGCACCCGCAGCCTCAAGTCCCCCAAGAAGAGGGCCACAGGTAGGTGCGGACGTGCACAGCCCTCTACAGTTGACGGGCTTTCTGTGTGTAGCTGTGCACAGCCCTCCACAGTTTACAGAGCTTTCTGTGTGTAGATGTGCATGGCCCTCTACAGTTTACAGGGCCAGGAGATGCTGGACAGACGGGCACAGCCTTTGGTCCCAGACGCACACAGCCCTGGACAGTTTACAGACTCGCCTGGGGCTTCCTGTGTATGGACGTGCACAGCCCTCTGCAGTTTATAAACACCCTGTGCTTGCCCTTCTGTGGCCCAACCCTGCCCCAGGGGTCAATCCTAGTCTGTGTCAGGGCGAGCACAAGGGCAGCCCTGCACGGGTCGCCAGGCTGGGGCACTGGACTTGGTTTGGGTCCCGGGCCTGGTGCCTTGCTGGCGAGTGTCCAGCTGCCTGGGAGGGCCCCACCAGGGCTGCCCCAAGGGACAGAACTGCTCAGATCATGGCAGGGAAAGTGGGGGCACTCTCGAGAGCTGTGGGCCTGGCTTGGGGTCGgctccctccctgccctgggcAGAGCACCAGGCTGAGGATTCCTGGAATGGACCCCTAAGGTCTCCCGGTCAGGACTTGGGCTGGCTCCTCAGCGTCCCCTCAGGGGCTGTGCCTGGACTGGGCCCCGCCTCTGCTCACCCTGTGCCCGGCTCTCTGTTCCAGGTCTGCAGCGGCGGCGCCTCATTCCCGCCCCACTGCCCGACTCTTCTGCCCTGGGCCGCAAGCCCAGCCTCCCCGGGCAGTGGGTGGACCTGCCCCCGCCCCTGGCCGGCTCCCTGAAGGAGCCGTTTGAGATCAAGGTGTACGAGATTGACGACGTGGAGCGCCTTCAGCGGCCCCGCCCCACCCCGAGGGAGGCCCCCACCCAGGTAGGGCTGGGGTCTGTGAGCCCTGGTGGGGAGGCCTGGTCACAGATGGCAGAGTGAGCCATCTGATGGGCTCATCAGGCCTCTGGGGCTGTGGCCGCGCAGCTCCTGACCTCACTTTCTGTCCACAGCCCTCCCAGGACACGAAGGTAAGAGTGGCTCTGCCCAGCCCACGCCTGTGGCAGCTCCGACACTTTCCTTGGGCAGTGGGTGGGTGGCTGGGGGGTCCTGAGGACACTGCTGCTGTCTGCTGGAATTCTCCCCAGTCGTGGGGAGGGTGGTCCTAGAGTGGTGCCAGGACCCAGACAGGCATGGGTGGGCTGCCCCAGGTCCGCCCCCTGCCCGCCCTTGGGGCCCCACTGTGTGCCTGCCAAGGTCTGGCAGGTGAAGGGAGGTGGGGGCCATGGCAGGGCTGCTGGGGGTCTCTGGGGAGAGGGTCCCATGCCTGAGCCCCCCACCCGGCCTGCCTCCCAGGGTCTGGCGTGTGTCAGTACAAGGCTGCGGTTGGTAGAGCGCAGGCAGCAGCGGCTACGGGAGGTGCAGGCCAAGCACGAGCACTTGTGTGAGGAGCTGGCCGAGACCCAGGGCCGGCTGATGCTGGAGCCTGGCCGCTGGCTGGAGCAGTGTGAGTCCCGCCTGCCCACGGACCCAGCCTGGCCCACCATGTGCCCTGAcgcctgccctcccctcccctcccctccccgagCCCCGTTGCTCTCCTGTACCTGCTCTCCCATACCTCGTGGTGGGAAGGCTGGAAGGCAGGGTCGGCCGGGCCAAGATGCCTTTCCTGGGGACTCTGGGGGGCCAGGTGGCTGCCCCCAGCCTCGGGCCTGACACAGgtgcccctcccctctcctccccttcccagtTGAGGTGGACCCGGAGCTGGAGCCTGAGTCGGCCGAGTACCTGGTGGCCCTGGAGCGAGCCACGGCAGCCCTGGAGCAGTGCGTGAACCTGTGCAAGGCGCACGTCATGATGGTCACCTGCTTCGACATCAGCGTTGCAGCCAGTGCTGCCGTCCCGGGGACGCAGGAGGTGGACGTCTGAGGCTGGGCACCAGACAGGATGGGGTGTGCAGGGGGCTGGAGGACGGGACGTGGGATGGAGCGAGGATGTGGTGGGGGCTGTAGGAGGAGGATGCAGAGGGGTTTATGTGCAGGACGGGAGTCTCGGAGAGGAGACGGAGGGCGGGCCGGCCACGCGGTGGACAGAGCGAGGGTGCCAGAGTGACCAGAAGACCGTCACCACCCAACAGCAACGCAAGTGCCTTTGACCTTGATTTGGACTTTTCTCCCTTTTGCATTTGGTGCTACAGACTTGAGACACCAGCAGAAGTTGTGTTCAGCCCGGCCCCGCTGCGCCTGTCTGGCCTGGGGCTGGCGCCGTTGTGTTTGCATCCGTCTTGCCTTCTTTGCAACCAAGCAGTTTTTGTGGAGCGGGACTTACCTGCGTGCCCCAGGGGTCTTTCAGGATTCAGGATGACTTTTCTTTTACAATGGTTTCCTCTCGGCAGAGCCCGGGTTGTGGGGTTCTCAACGCAGATCCATCCCGGGGTCTCTTGGGCAGGGACGGCTGACCTCGAGTCCCCTCCCTTCCCGAGAACCTGCTCTGTCCTGAGGGCGGCTAACAAGGGCTGAGCCCCAGGCACAGGTTGCCTCTTCCACGGCAGGAATTTTTACCAAAAccacaagcaaaaaacaaaacagaccacCACGACAACAACAGAGATAGGGGGATAGGGTTTTGTAAAGGTTCTGTTAGgttcatatttttatatcattttgctCATAAATGCGGAATTTGCCGTGGGAATTTGAAGACAAATGATCtatgtttttatggttttctagGGAAGGTGTCCTGGGGGCCAGGCTCTCTCCAGCTGTGGGAGGCCTGCTCCCTGTGGGGGGCACCCTGAGCAGGGTGGGGGGCCTTGGGAGGCACTTCTTGCCGAGTGCAGACGAGGGATGATCCTGCCAGTGTTTGCGACGTCCCCGCACGACAGGCTCATACTTTCTGAGGATCGTGCATAGTATAGGGCGTCTGAACCTTTGTACAAATGTGTAGATGACATCTTGCTACAGCTTTTATTTGTGAATTAAAGATGCATCGGTGGTTCCCACGGCTGCTGAGTTCGTTGGGTGTCGGCAGACCCCTCATGCCCTGGTGTGCTGCCCTCTGAGGGTTCCCGGGTGAGGGGCAGTAAGTGTGGGAAGGATGCATCCATGGGGACCAGGGCTTTGGGTGCTGTGCCAGGGCCTGCGTTGCAGACCCTGTGGGGCCCACGATGCCATGAGGGCCCTTCAGAGAAGGTGGAACAcgacagagctgggattcaagccTGTGCTTCCTCTCTGATCCGCTTTCTTGTTGACTCTGCCCAGATCTTAGGGTcccgaggctgggggagggagccaGGCTTGGGGGCTGGGCTGGTGGGAAACAGCCATGTGTAAGCGGCCCTGGCTCCCTTCTCTCTGGGTTATGCTCTatggggaagttgaggcaggagtgATGGCAGCATTTCCCTCCCAGAGTGTTATTGCCATCCTCTGCCCCCTGCCTGTCTTTGCTCATGGGCTCAGGACCCCTGAACCACAGGAGGCCCTTCCCAGAGCAGCCTGGATGGAGGCTGTTCCCTGGAGGACTCAGGCCTGGGTCTGTCTTGGCCCTGGTTTGCTGGGTTTTCCCATGGTGAGAGGCCCCAGACCCTCTGGGGATCCCCAGCCCTTTGAGTGCTCTGAGCTCATGGCCTCACCTGACCTGTACATATGCCCTCTGGGGCCACCTTAGCTGTTGCTCTGGTTGCCTCCTGGCCTCTTTGGCCTCTTTCACATTTGGTAGGCCCCCAACTGAACCAGTTAGCTTCCTTAAGCCTGTTACACTGTCCCCATGCCAGTATCCCCCACCTGCCTGGCCTGCGAAGGTTGCGTCTGGGCACCTGCCCCTTTCTGCAGCTTTGCACTGGCCTCCAGCTGCCCCACTCCACGTTCAATGTGTGAGGTCCTGGCCATGAGGCCTCACCATCCCCTGTGCTGTGATCCCCTGCCCAGTAGCTGGCTGTGCAGCCCCTCCCTCCCTTAGGGACTCCCCCTGTCCCTGGCTAGGTGCCCTTCCCTGGCTCCAGGCAGGAAATCGTGGGGTCCCTCCTTGGTGGCTGCCCTAGGCCTCTCCACCATGGCACGTCACACCTTGTGtggtctctgcctctctccctgcctTGATGGGGCTCTTGGTGCCTGATGGGGTCGGAGTCATCACCTTCCCCGATCCTGGGCACAGGGTTGGGGAGACACTGGCTgaagaaggaatgaatgaatacgTGAATGACGGCATCCCCTTAAAGAGGCTCCAGCTGTGGAGGAAGCAGGTCCAGGACAGCTGTGGCCGTCTGCAGAGAGTCTCCTGCCGGCCTTGCACTGTGGTCCCACACAGACCCAGTCCTTCGTGTGGCCACAGGGCCCCCCAGGTCAGGCCACAGGGTCATCCACACCCAGGCCCCTAGTGTCCATCACAAGTGGCCCTTTCTGGGATTGGGGTTGCAGGCCGGCCCAGGAGGCCACTGGGGCCCCTGATtctccagccccagctctgcTTTTGTTTGAGGCCAGTGCTGCATCCCAGCAGAAACTCAGACTAATGTGGAGGGCTGGGTTGTTCCCAACAAGCCAAGGGCCACGCATGCCGGCTCTGTGCTGGGTTTGGAGACCTCGGCAAAGGGGTCGGGTCGGGGCAGGGTGTCATGGAGCATGGAGTGGGGAGGGGTGATCCTCTCAGGACCCTGCTCTCAGGAGAGCCTGAGAAGCTCACCCACCCCATGTCCTGCAAACCCGGTACAGCTGGCTGTGACCACTGACCTGCACAGAGGCGCTGGCCAGGCACTCCGTCCATGGGATCCAGGACAGTGCTGGGGTCTGAGTGGGACTGGGTGGGTCAGGGTACCTCATCCTCAGGGACCAGAGTGATGCTGGacccaggagggaggctggggagCTGCCCTGGAGCCCAGACCACTGTGGGGTGCTAGGCTCTTGCTCCCTTCTTGCCCTGCACCTGCACACCTGCAGGGGATGGATGGGTGCTGAGGTGTGTCTGCGGGGGTTCCTTTCTCTCATAGAGCACCACTGCCCCGTCCCAGTCTCTCTGTCATTGGAGGGGTCCAGAGCCTGCCTCTTGCTGGGGAGCCTCCCTGCCTGGACCCTGGTCCTGCCTGCCTGCTGGGCTGGCCTGGCTGGGGCCTCGGGGATGGTGGCCTTTGGGCAGGTCAGGCTGGGCCCATTTCCCACAGTTCAGGCCTGGCTCTCAGAGGACGGTGCCTGTTTCACTGGACGTGGAATCCACTGTCCTGGGGCCACCCCAGGAGCTGGGGCGGCCTTTCATCTGGGACTTCAAAGCCCTCAGCCCTGTCATTAGGGGCTGGAAAGCTGGCTGGGGAGCGGCCCAAGTAGGAGTCACCCATTTTATGGATGGGAAAGCGGCAGCCGCCCAGGACCCAGCTCTTTGACTAAAGCCGAAGCTAAGGCAGTGGCACCGACGCAGCCTGCGGGGAGCCTCCACCTCCTGCTTCTGGAACCTTTGGGGAAATGGAGGCCCTGAGAGGGCAAGGGCTGCTTGAGCCTCCAACAGGTGTTCCTTGAGGAGTAGGGGGGCAGATTTGGAGCGTACAGGGGCAGGATGGGAGGGGCTTACGGGGGAGGGTCAGGGTCAGCTCAGGCCGGGAGAAGTGGCGGCCCAGGGGGAGCCAGGCAGCTGCTGACGGTGGATGGCCAGGGCTGAGGCGGGTTTGGGGTTAGGGGAGTGGGCGCAGGAAAGGACCTTGCTGGGCTGTGCTGGGCACTGGCAAGGTCCTCCCAGCTGGCGTCTCTTGTAGCCTCTGAGGCTGGCCTGGCATCTGGCCGGCCTGGCATCTGGCCTACCTGTCCCTGCCGTGGGGTGAGGTGCCCACCTGACTCACCCAGTAAGTCCAGGCCTGCTCCGACAGCCCTGCCCAACCCAGCCCTAGCACAGGAGACCACGTTGTGGGATGAGGCAGCCAGGGCAGGGGCCATCAGGCGGCTGAGAGGAGGCCAGAGCTGGGTAGGCTGGGCAGGCCGGTGGGACAGGAACTGAGCTACATGGCCTGGGGGGCCCACAGAACTACTCCACAGCCTGCCCTGCTCCCAGAGTGGCGGTTCCCCAGGGCCCTGCCAGGCTGTCTGCCCCCCTCCTACTGGAGGGCGGCAGGGGGTTTCCCTATTCCAAGGACTGGGATCCGCAGGAGGCGGAAGAGCAGAGGCCCCTCATCCCTGGACTCAGGATCCTCCTACCTGGCTGGGCGTGGCAGGCGTCTGGGAAGTGGCCTGCAGCTTCAGTAGCAGGCGCTGTGGTCCTTCTGTGGTCACCATCCCAGGGACCGCAAGTGCAACCCATGGTGATGGTCGTGGGACAGTGACAGTAGGGTGGTAAGGGAACAGTGGCAGCAATGGCAGTGGGAATCCTGGCGGAGGAGCGTTGGTGGCAGGGAGGCTGGTGGCGGTTGGCCGGGGTGGGGCCATTGGCACAGCAGCAGCAATACTGGGGATGGTGGCAGCAGAGATcgcaccagcctggccaatggggCAGCATCCTGGACCAGAGTGGAGCGACTAGCCCCTCCTGGCCTGCTGGTCCCTTCGCTGCCCTCGGGCCTGGGTTCCTCATGAGACCAGCAGGACGTGGCCCGGGCCTGGCCCTTTCCTGAGCCCTTTTTCCCTGGGAACTGGTAGTGAGGTCACATCAGCAGCCTCCACGGGGTTCTCACTGGGTCCTGAGCCCCAGCAGCTGAACTGGGGGAATGGGGGTGGCCTGGAGTGCCCGAGATGGGAGCCCTAAATAAACAGCAGCGGGGTCATTGCCCGATGATGCCTACGTTTTCCCCGGGTCCTGGGCTGGGAGGGGAGGCTCTGCTAGTCCCCCTGTGTCTCGAGCCTCAGTCTCCCGCTCTGCCGAGGTTCGTGTTCACATGTGCGGGCGTGTGTATGAACATGGCTCAGCCCCTGTCCTCATCTGCTTCCCCTCCCCGGGGCCACCCCCAGCTGCCATGGAATGGACGGTGCTCTGGGCTTTCCGGAAGGGGACCAGTCTCGGGCACCCATGCCATGGTT
This region includes:
- the KIF26A gene encoding kinesin-like protein KIF26A isoform X5 translates to MGRCPGSAWDGGAEARAGLLRQAEAAVAAVAVADTVREGPPVAGPDGLSKAWGRGGACTSALVTPTPGSVGGSTGPSAAASFFIRAVQKLSLASKRKKPHPPPPPATRGASTYPTDFSGVLQLWPPPAPPCLLRAASKTKDNPGSIGKVKVMLRIWPAQGAQRSAEAMSFLKVDPRKKQVILYDPTAGPPGSAGPRRAATAAVPKMFAFDAVFPQDSEQAEVCSGTVADVLQSVVSGADGCIFSFGHMSLGKSYTMIGKDSSPQSLGIVPCAISWLFRLIEERRERMGTRFSVRVSAVEVCGRDQSLRDLLAEVAPGSLQDAQSPGVYLREDPVCGAQLQNQSELRAPTAEKAAFYLDAALAARSTSRAGCSEDARRSSHMLFTLHVYQYRMEKCGRGGMSGGRSRLHLIDLGSCEAASGRAGEAAGGPLCLSLSALGSVILALVNGAKHVPYRDHRLTMLLRESLATAGCRTTMIAHVSDAPAQHAETLSTVQLAARIHRLRRKKAKYASSSSGGESSCEEGRARRPPHLRPFHPRTVALDPDRMPPCLPGDPDYSSSSEQSCDTVIYVGPGGAALSDRELTDNEGPPDFVPIIPALSRHRPSKGPRDADHFRCSTFAELQERLECMDGSEGPSGGPGGTDGAQASPARGGRKPSPPEAASPRKAVGTPMAASTPRGSSGPDTPQSAPEPCKATVWGDQREDGSAWPQLVVPEKAAVVGGRRPLPSPAPPPPQLLEACRAPEEPGGEGTDGVARTPPVGMSGQVAGSPMIPGATCPRLAAGSRCPERGLLTTTVTLQRPVELNGEDELVFTVVEELSLGGLAGAGRPTSLASFDSDCSLRALASGSRPVSIISSINDEFDAYTSQAPEGGPLEGAAWAGSSHGSSISSWLSEVSICTADSRGPTPQPPFSPDSLAGLDPGGPPALDGSLGDGSSGFLEPDRPDSPGPTWGPCPGEVAAVAPSRPSREPQAGPSQGASAAQTIHSSLPRKPRTASATTRVGCTRPGQSPPGRGGLFEDPWLLRTGECDVQAAFAGRAPSPTLGSPRLPEAQAMLACAQRVVDGCEVAARAARRPEAVARIPPLRRGATTLGVTVPAASWGDAPAEVVACSGSLKASPTSKKSLAPKGGFLPRPSGAAPPAPPMRKSSLEHRSSPALAPPHAVNLPRAGAAAVLRGEEEPRPGSRADHSVPRATSSLKARASKVEAAHRLAGHASLERYEGLAHSSSKGREAPGRPPRAVPKLGVPPSSPTHSPAPACRSGAAKAVGAPKPPAGGGKGRSLVAGGSRALGPSGKLSAGSVPGRSPGGPVAGPRAAPRAGPSVGAKAGRGTIMGTKQALRAAHSRVHELSASGAPGRGGSSWGSADSDSGHDSGVNVGEERPPPGPALPSPYSKVTAPRRPQRYSSGHGSDNSSVLSGELPPAMGRTALFHHSGGSSGYESLRRDSEATGSASSAPDSMSESGAASPGARTRSLKSPKKRATGLQRRRLIPAPLPDSSALGRKPSLPGQWVDLPPPLAGSLKEPFEIKVYEIDDVERLQRPRPTPREAPTQPPTRPASQGLACVSTRLRLVERRQQRLREVQAKHEHLCEELAETQGRLMLEPGRWLEQFEVDPELEPESAEYLVALERATAALEQCVNLCKAHVMMVTCFDISVAASAAVPGTQEVDV